From the genome of Bordetella sp. H567, one region includes:
- a CDS encoding Bug family tripartite tricarboxylate transporter substrate binding protein → MSQKLALFRRAAATLASAAALFAASAPAQAAYPDKPVRIVVGFSAGGTTDVIARIMAKELTESLHQSFVIENKPGAGSNIGAEYVARATPDGYTLYFVAVTSAINQTLYSKLNFDLVKDFAPIALAAKVPNVLVVNPQLPVKSVKELIDYAKAHPGKLAFASSGSGTSIHMAGELFKLQAGVDVLHVPYKGSAPALTDLIGGQVQFMFDNMPSSWPHVQSGKLRALAVTTKERSPTAPDLPTMAESGFPTFDVSSWFGLIAPKGTPPDVIKTLNAAMEKALDKPEVKDAFDKLGAVPSKTTPAQFGEFIQSEVKTWATVVKASGARVD, encoded by the coding sequence ATGAGTCAAAAGCTTGCCCTGTTCCGTCGCGCCGCCGCTACGCTCGCCAGCGCCGCCGCCCTGTTCGCCGCCAGCGCCCCCGCGCAGGCCGCCTACCCAGACAAACCCGTGCGCATCGTGGTCGGTTTCTCCGCCGGCGGCACCACCGACGTGATCGCGCGCATCATGGCCAAGGAGCTGACGGAATCCCTGCACCAGTCCTTCGTCATCGAGAACAAGCCCGGTGCCGGCAGCAATATCGGCGCCGAGTACGTTGCCCGTGCCACGCCGGACGGCTACACGCTGTACTTCGTGGCGGTGACCAGCGCCATCAACCAGACTTTGTATTCCAAGCTGAACTTCGATTTGGTGAAGGATTTCGCGCCCATCGCCCTGGCCGCCAAGGTGCCCAACGTGCTCGTGGTGAACCCGCAGCTGCCGGTCAAATCCGTCAAGGAGCTGATCGACTACGCCAAGGCCCACCCCGGCAAGCTGGCCTTCGCGTCGTCGGGCAGCGGTACGTCCATACACATGGCCGGCGAGCTCTTCAAGCTGCAGGCGGGCGTCGATGTGCTGCACGTGCCGTACAAGGGCAGCGCGCCCGCGCTGACGGACTTGATCGGCGGACAGGTGCAGTTCATGTTCGATAACATGCCGTCGTCCTGGCCGCATGTGCAATCGGGCAAGCTGCGCGCCCTGGCCGTCACGACCAAGGAACGTTCGCCGACGGCGCCAGACCTGCCCACCATGGCCGAGTCGGGCTTCCCCACCTTCGATGTGTCGTCCTGGTTCGGACTGATCGCGCCCAAGGGCACGCCTCCAGACGTCATCAAGACGCTGAACGCGGCGATGGAAAAGGCGCTGGACAAGCCCGAGGTGAAGGATGCCTTCGACAAACTGGGCGCGGTCCCGTCCAAGACCACGCCCGCGCAGTTCGGCGAGTTCATCCAGTCGGAAGTCAAGACCTGGGCGACCGTGGTGAAGGCGTCCGGGGCCCGCGTCGACTGA
- a CDS encoding RNA methyltransferase, with amino-acid sequence MVAPSHPGNVGSAARAIKTMGFSDLALVAPRLEDMVGQPEAVALASGAGDVLARASVHDTLEDALGPVTLAFALTARVRDLGPPPCDIREAAVLAREHLDSHETGGVAIVLGTERAGLTNAQIAACHRICHIPANPEYSSLNVAQALQLAAWELRYALISAQGGSLLPATTAQAPDPGAAPAPVEAVHALLAHWEEALVAVKFLDPKHPKKLMPRMRHLFSRSALTRDEVDMLRGVCTAMLKTAKPAE; translated from the coding sequence ATGGTGGCGCCCAGCCATCCGGGCAATGTGGGCTCTGCCGCGCGCGCCATCAAAACCATGGGATTTTCCGACCTGGCGCTGGTGGCGCCGCGGCTGGAGGATATGGTGGGGCAGCCGGAAGCGGTGGCCCTGGCCAGCGGCGCCGGCGACGTGCTGGCGCGCGCAAGCGTGCACGATACGCTGGAAGACGCCCTGGGACCGGTCACGCTGGCCTTCGCGCTGACGGCACGGGTGCGCGACCTGGGGCCGCCGCCCTGCGATATCCGCGAAGCCGCGGTCCTGGCGCGGGAGCACCTGGACAGCCACGAAACGGGCGGCGTGGCGATCGTGCTGGGAACGGAACGCGCCGGGCTGACCAATGCCCAGATCGCCGCCTGCCACCGCATCTGCCACATCCCCGCCAATCCCGAATACAGCTCGCTGAACGTCGCGCAGGCCCTGCAGCTGGCCGCGTGGGAATTGCGCTATGCGCTGATCTCCGCGCAGGGCGGCAGCCTGCTGCCGGCCACGACGGCGCAGGCGCCCGACCCCGGCGCGGCGCCGGCCCCGGTGGAAGCCGTGCATGCCTTGCTGGCGCATTGGGAAGAAGCCCTGGTGGCCGTGAAGTTCCTGGACCCGAAGCATCCCAAGAAGCTGATGCCGCGCATGCGCCACCTGTTCAGCCGCAGCGCCCTGACCCGCGACGAAGTCGATATGCTGCGCGGCGTGTGCACGGCCATGCTGAAGACCGCCAAGCCCGCGGAATAG
- a CDS encoding inositol monophosphatase family protein, giving the protein MHPMLNIAIKAARRAGTIINRASLDLERLNVARKGPRDYVTEVDQAAETSIVETLRTAYPDHAVMGEEFGLQGDEHAEFRWIIDPLDGTTNFIHGLPNYAVSIALMQRGVAVQAVIYDPSRNEMFTSSRGGGAFLNDRRVRVSGRTRLHEALLGAHWPGSAEPDQGGGKFKQMAQGSAGVRRMGATVLDLAYVACGRLDGFCGVALKSWDMAAGSLLVQEAGGLVADFTGEQGWLESGNVLAASPKIFTQMLGVLQGSAG; this is encoded by the coding sequence ATGCACCCGATGCTCAACATCGCCATCAAGGCGGCCCGGCGTGCCGGCACCATCATCAATCGTGCCAGCCTCGACCTGGAAAGACTGAACGTGGCTCGAAAGGGGCCGCGGGATTATGTCACGGAAGTCGATCAAGCCGCGGAGACGTCCATCGTGGAGACGCTGCGCACGGCGTATCCGGACCATGCCGTCATGGGCGAGGAATTCGGGCTGCAGGGCGATGAACACGCCGAATTCCGCTGGATCATCGATCCCCTGGATGGCACGACCAACTTCATCCACGGCTTGCCCAACTACGCCGTATCGATCGCCCTGATGCAGCGCGGCGTGGCAGTGCAGGCGGTGATCTACGACCCGTCGCGCAACGAAATGTTCACCTCCAGCCGGGGCGGTGGGGCCTTCCTGAACGATCGCCGCGTGCGCGTTTCCGGGCGTACACGCTTACACGAGGCCTTGCTGGGCGCGCATTGGCCGGGTTCGGCCGAGCCCGACCAGGGCGGCGGCAAGTTCAAGCAGATGGCGCAGGGCAGCGCCGGCGTGCGCCGCATGGGCGCGACGGTACTGGACCTGGCCTACGTGGCCTGCGGCCGGCTTGACGGTTTCTGCGGCGTGGCGCTCAAGTCCTGGGACATGGCGGCGGGCAGCCTGCTGGTGCAGGAAGCCGGCGGCCTGGTGGCGGATTTCACCGGCGAACAGGGCTGGCTGGAATCGGGCAATGTGCTGGCCGCCAGTCCCAAGATCTTCACGCAGATGCTGGGCGTGCTGCAGGGGTCGGCCGGCTAG
- a CDS encoding TerC family protein, with translation MEWLLDPAAWVGLLTLVILEIVLGIDNLIFIAILADKLPPAQRDRARLMGLSMALVMRLVLLSVMSWLVTLTEPLFSIGLLHPSARDLILMAGGFFLLFKGTMELHERLEGGMQVSYGPRVYASFWVIVTQIVVLDAVFSLDSIITAVGMVDHLVIMMMAVIIAIGIMLVASKPLTRFVNAHPTVVVLCLGFLLMIGFSLVAEAFGFKVPKGYLYAAIGFSALIEALNQVARRNLLKLDSRRPMRERTAEGVLRMLGKRPPQPVMDEPEAAESRESGEAPAFGVEERNMVSGVLTLAERSIHSIMTPRTDISWIDINDDAATMRGQIEAAPHTFFPVCRGSLDEVLGIGRAKEMVADLITEGNIRPNRLRDPIIVHESIGILRLMDTLKRARGQLVLVADEFGAIEGLVTPMDLFEAIAGEFPDEDELPDIVHEGDGRWKIDGAADLRHVEQVLETDGLVDEAQDYATLAGYLLSRFGHLPQPGDSCEFVAPHQRYRFEVLQLDGRRIASVGVERLPFELSSPDESASS, from the coding sequence ATGGAGTGGCTGCTGGACCCCGCTGCCTGGGTCGGCTTGCTTACCCTAGTCATCCTCGAAATCGTCCTCGGGATCGACAACCTTATCTTCATCGCCATCCTGGCGGACAAGCTGCCCCCCGCGCAACGCGACCGCGCGCGCCTGATGGGTTTGTCGATGGCGCTTGTCATGCGGCTGGTGCTGCTGTCCGTCATGTCCTGGCTGGTCACGCTGACCGAGCCGCTCTTCTCCATCGGTCTCCTGCATCCCTCGGCACGCGATCTCATCCTGATGGCCGGCGGTTTCTTCCTGCTCTTCAAGGGCACGATGGAACTGCACGAACGCCTGGAAGGCGGCATGCAGGTCAGTTACGGGCCACGCGTCTATGCCAGTTTCTGGGTCATCGTCACGCAGATCGTCGTGCTGGACGCCGTGTTTTCGCTCGATTCCATCATCACGGCCGTGGGCATGGTGGATCACCTGGTCATCATGATGATGGCGGTGATCATCGCCATCGGCATCATGCTGGTGGCGTCCAAGCCGTTGACGCGCTTCGTCAACGCGCATCCCACGGTGGTCGTGCTGTGCCTGGGATTCCTGCTGATGATCGGCTTCTCGCTGGTGGCCGAGGCCTTCGGCTTTAAGGTGCCCAAGGGCTACCTGTACGCCGCCATCGGCTTCTCGGCGCTGATCGAGGCCCTGAACCAGGTCGCCCGCCGCAACCTGCTCAAGCTGGACTCGCGCCGGCCCATGCGCGAACGCACGGCCGAGGGTGTGCTGCGCATGCTGGGCAAGCGCCCGCCGCAACCCGTCATGGACGAGCCCGAGGCCGCGGAATCCCGGGAATCGGGGGAAGCGCCGGCCTTCGGCGTGGAGGAACGCAATATGGTCAGCGGCGTGCTGACGCTGGCCGAGCGTTCCATCCATTCCATCATGACGCCGCGCACGGATATTTCCTGGATCGATATCAACGATGACGCGGCCACCATGCGCGGGCAGATCGAGGCGGCGCCGCATACCTTCTTTCCGGTGTGCCGCGGCAGCCTGGACGAAGTGCTGGGCATCGGCCGCGCCAAGGAAATGGTGGCGGACTTGATCACCGAAGGCAACATCCGCCCCAACCGGCTGCGCGATCCCATCATCGTCCATGAGTCCATCGGCATCCTGCGCCTGATGGACACGCTCAAGCGCGCGCGCGGACAGTTGGTGCTGGTGGCCGACGAATTCGGCGCCATCGAAGGCCTGGTGACGCCCATGGACCTGTTCGAGGCCATCGCCGGCGAATTCCCCGACGAGGACGAACTTCCGGACATCGTCCACGAGGGCGACGGCAGGTGGAAGATCGACGGCGCGGCGGACCTGCGACACGTCGAGCAGGTACTGGAAACCGATGGCCTGGTGGACGAAGCGCAGGACTACGCCACCCTGGCGGGCTACCTGTTGTCGCGCTTCGGCCATCTGCCGCAGCCGGGCGACAGCTGCGAGTTCGTGGCGCCGCACCAGCGCTACCGTTTCGAGGTGCTGCAACTGGACGGACGCCGTATTGCCTCCGTCGGCGTGGAGCGCCTACCCTTCGAGCTTTCGTCGCCCGACGAAAGCGCTTCATCCTGA
- a CDS encoding undecaprenyl-diphosphate phosphatase: MTDYTLYLIKAFFLGIIEGLTEFIPVSSTGHLILIGDWINFQSSSAKVFEVVIQFGSILAVMWIFRARLWQLIQGTFTGVRSEIMFTRNLLLAFLPAAVIGAIFIHAIKNLFYHPAVVATTLVLGGLIMLYVERHTHRTRGAAAGAGGDDSASETHATAHRLEQISWKQALGVGAAQCLAMVPGVSRSGSTIIGGMIAGIQRKTATEFSFFLAMPTMLGAAVYDSYRNMSVLSQHDVVGIAVGFIAAFLSALVVVRAVLRFVANHTYRVFAWYRIALGILVAVVLFAH; encoded by the coding sequence GTGACCGACTACACCTTGTACCTGATCAAGGCCTTCTTCCTGGGCATTATCGAGGGGCTGACGGAGTTCATCCCCGTCTCCAGCACCGGCCATCTCATCCTGATCGGCGACTGGATCAATTTCCAGTCCAGCTCGGCCAAGGTGTTCGAGGTGGTCATCCAGTTCGGCTCCATCCTGGCCGTGATGTGGATCTTCCGCGCACGCCTGTGGCAGTTGATCCAGGGCACCTTCACCGGCGTGCGCAGTGAAATAATGTTCACGCGCAACCTGCTGCTGGCCTTCCTGCCGGCCGCGGTCATCGGCGCCATCTTCATCCACGCCATCAAGAATCTGTTCTACCACCCCGCCGTCGTGGCGACGACCCTGGTACTGGGCGGCCTGATCATGCTGTACGTGGAACGCCATACGCATCGCACGCGCGGCGCTGCGGCCGGCGCGGGCGGGGACGACAGCGCGTCGGAGACCCACGCGACCGCGCACCGGCTGGAGCAAATCTCGTGGAAGCAGGCGCTGGGCGTGGGCGCGGCGCAATGCCTGGCCATGGTCCCGGGCGTTTCGCGATCCGGGTCCACCATCATCGGGGGCATGATCGCCGGCATACAGCGCAAGACGGCGACGGAGTTTTCCTTCTTCCTGGCCATGCCCACCATGCTGGGCGCCGCGGTGTACGACTCCTACCGCAACATGAGCGTGCTCAGCCAGCATGACGTCGTCGGGATCGCGGTGGGGTTCATCGCGGCCTTCCTGAGCGCCCTGGTGGTGGTTCGCGCTGTGCTGCGTTTCGTCGCCAATCACACCTACCGGGTTTTCGCCTGGTATCGCATCGCGCTGGGCATTCTCGTCGCCGTGGTGTTGTTCGCGCACTGA
- a CDS encoding UDP-2,3-diacylglucosamine diphosphatase, translating into MNKITLPGTIWVASDMHLGPATPATSEAFLGFLEAAAAEASALLLPGDIFDAWIGDDVIRQAPPWLASVLQALQRTTAAIPVWLGRGNRDFLMGAELAQTVGAHLLPEPALLDTDYGVILLTHGDELCLDDEAYQTFRAMVRDPAWQQEFLGKSIPERLTLAQQARGESKAATQAKHADIMDVNADAVEALFRDTGVATLIHGHTHRPDRHVLDVAGKRRERWVLPDWDCDHAQPPRGGWLSIDRDGLQLFDLEVA; encoded by the coding sequence TTGAATAAGATCACGCTGCCCGGGACGATCTGGGTAGCGTCGGACATGCATCTGGGGCCGGCCACGCCGGCCACGTCCGAAGCCTTCCTGGGTTTTCTGGAAGCAGCGGCGGCCGAAGCGTCCGCGCTCCTGCTGCCGGGGGATATCTTCGACGCATGGATAGGCGACGACGTCATACGCCAGGCGCCGCCCTGGCTGGCGTCGGTCCTGCAGGCGCTGCAGCGCACGACCGCCGCCATTCCCGTCTGGCTGGGACGCGGCAACCGCGATTTCCTGATGGGCGCGGAACTGGCGCAGACCGTGGGCGCGCACCTGCTGCCGGAGCCCGCCCTGCTGGATACGGACTACGGCGTGATCCTGCTGACGCACGGCGATGAGCTGTGCCTGGACGATGAGGCCTACCAGACGTTTCGCGCCATGGTGCGGGATCCCGCCTGGCAACAGGAATTCCTGGGCAAATCCATCCCGGAGCGGCTGACCCTGGCGCAACAGGCGCGCGGCGAAAGCAAGGCGGCCACGCAGGCCAAGCACGCGGACATCATGGACGTGAACGCGGACGCGGTCGAGGCCCTGTTCCGCGATACCGGCGTGGCCACGTTGATACATGGCCATACCCACCGCCCGGATCGCCATGTGCTGGATGTGGCCGGCAAACGCCGGGAACGATGGGTCCTGCCGGACTGGGACTGCGATCATGCGCAGCCGCCCCGCGGGGGCTGGCTGTCCATCGACCGGGACGGATTGCAGTTGTTCGACCTGGAAGTCGCCTGA
- a CDS encoding peptidylprolyl isomerase, whose translation MASSPRVKMTTNYGAFVITLDADKAPKTVANFLTYVKEGFYNNTVFHRVIDGFMIQGGGFEPGMKQKQTHAPVENEANNGLKNDKYTVAMARTSDPQSATAQFFVNVADNDFLNFTAPTANGWGYTVFGKVTEGTDTIDKIKAVKTGNSGFHQNVPAQDVIIEKAEVVE comes from the coding sequence ATGGCTTCTTCCCCCCGCGTCAAGATGACGACCAACTACGGCGCCTTTGTCATTACCCTGGATGCCGACAAGGCGCCGAAGACGGTGGCGAACTTCCTGACCTACGTCAAGGAAGGCTTCTACAACAACACCGTGTTCCATCGCGTCATCGACGGCTTCATGATCCAGGGCGGCGGCTTCGAACCGGGCATGAAGCAAAAGCAGACCCACGCGCCCGTGGAAAACGAGGCCAACAACGGGTTGAAAAACGACAAATACACGGTCGCCATGGCACGCACCAGCGACCCGCAGTCGGCAACGGCGCAGTTCTTCGTCAACGTCGCGGACAACGACTTCCTGAACTTCACCGCCCCCACGGCCAACGGCTGGGGCTATACGGTGTTCGGCAAGGTCACCGAAGGCACGGACACGATCGACAAGATCAAGGCCGTGAAGACCGGCAACAGCGGCTTTCACCAGAACGTCCCCGCGCAGGACGTCATCATCGAGAAGGCCGAAGTTGTTGAATAA
- a CDS encoding tetratricopeptide repeat protein yields the protein MTIKTRLIPALLAAALLWLPIGAAEAQGMPGGSASPGRSNNATTLDEPPPEGGWDALARLLEAAKPGVDTRLQPTPSQITDKIEQLISTGRNEEALAMIEKRLAQTANPPPPGGTDVQLEFQHARVLAALGREQEALDIYEDMTSRFPELPEPWNNMAVIYAKRGEIDRAETALRNALRADPDYAAARANLADVQLLQARRSYGEAAKLGVTGSGNKARAVDNLLKEPSKQ from the coding sequence GTGACCATCAAGACACGACTCATTCCGGCCCTGCTGGCAGCCGCCCTGCTGTGGCTGCCCATAGGCGCGGCTGAAGCGCAGGGCATGCCCGGCGGCTCCGCCAGCCCCGGCCGCAGCAACAATGCGACCACGCTGGACGAGCCCCCGCCCGAAGGCGGCTGGGATGCGCTGGCGCGCCTGCTCGAAGCGGCCAAGCCGGGCGTGGACACGCGCTTGCAACCCACGCCTTCGCAGATCACCGACAAAATCGAACAGTTGATCAGTACCGGCCGCAATGAGGAGGCGCTTGCAATGATCGAAAAGCGCCTGGCCCAAACCGCCAATCCGCCCCCGCCGGGCGGCACCGATGTCCAGCTCGAATTCCAGCATGCGCGCGTGCTGGCGGCCCTGGGCCGCGAACAGGAAGCGTTGGATATCTATGAAGACATGACGTCCCGCTTCCCCGAATTGCCGGAACCCTGGAACAACATGGCGGTCATCTATGCCAAGCGGGGCGAGATCGACCGGGCCGAAACGGCCTTGCGCAATGCCTTGCGCGCCGACCCCGACTACGCGGCGGCACGCGCCAACCTGGCCGACGTCCAATTGCTCCAGGCGCGTCGGTCCTATGGCGAAGCCGCCAAACTGGGCGTCACGGGCAGCGGCAACAAAGCCCGCGCCGTCGACAATCTGTTGAAGGAACCGAGTAAACAATGA
- the cysS gene encoding cysteine--tRNA ligase produces MLHIYDTLSRTKVPFNPVEAGRVRMYVCGMTVYDYCHLGHARMLVGFDIIQRWLRASGLQVDYVRNITDIDDKIIRRAVQTNRRIGEVTAFFIDAMHADERALGVQAPDHEPRATAYIGDMLDIIGKLEANGLAYRAQDGDVNFAVRGFAGYGKLSGKSLDDLRAGERVAVAAGKRDPLDFVLWKAAKAEEPDDTKWQSPYGLGRPGWHIECSAMSKSLLGLPLDIHGGGPDLKFPHHENEIAQTEGAYGGVLANVWMHCAPLMVDDDKMSKSLNNFRTIRQTVAAGELDDSKADYAFNPREAEMVRFFIARNHYRSPQNYTPDNLNDAQNALDRLYQALANTAPDGQGVDWDEPQAQAFKAAMDDDFNTSGAMAALFQLAGDANRTGSARTAGQLKALGAILGLLQQDPQAYLRTPTRYKLGTAAPSAAMDDTTIQNLIDARAAAKRDRDFAEADRIRGALREAGIELEDKPGGVTNWRRV; encoded by the coding sequence ATGCTGCACATCTACGACACGCTATCGCGCACGAAAGTCCCTTTCAACCCCGTCGAAGCCGGCCGGGTGCGCATGTACGTGTGCGGCATGACCGTCTACGATTACTGCCACCTGGGCCACGCGCGGATGCTGGTCGGTTTCGACATCATCCAGCGCTGGCTGCGCGCCAGCGGACTGCAGGTGGACTACGTCCGCAACATCACCGATATCGATGACAAGATCATCCGCCGCGCCGTGCAGACCAACCGGCGCATCGGCGAGGTCACTGCCTTCTTCATCGACGCCATGCACGCGGACGAGCGCGCGCTGGGCGTGCAGGCGCCGGATCACGAACCGCGCGCCACGGCGTACATCGGCGATATGCTCGACATCATCGGCAAGCTCGAGGCCAACGGCCTGGCCTATCGGGCGCAGGACGGCGACGTCAATTTCGCGGTGCGCGGCTTTGCCGGCTACGGCAAGCTGTCGGGTAAATCCCTGGACGACCTGCGCGCCGGCGAGCGCGTGGCGGTCGCCGCGGGCAAGCGGGATCCCCTGGATTTCGTGCTCTGGAAGGCGGCCAAGGCGGAGGAGCCGGACGATACCAAATGGCAGTCGCCCTACGGATTGGGCCGGCCGGGTTGGCATATCGAATGTTCCGCGATGAGCAAAAGCCTGCTGGGCCTGCCGCTGGATATCCATGGCGGCGGTCCGGACCTGAAATTTCCGCACCACGAAAACGAAATCGCCCAGACCGAAGGTGCTTACGGCGGCGTCCTGGCCAATGTGTGGATGCATTGCGCCCCGCTCATGGTCGACGACGACAAGATGTCCAAGTCGCTCAACAACTTCCGCACCATCCGCCAGACCGTGGCGGCGGGCGAGCTCGACGACAGCAAGGCGGATTACGCCTTCAATCCGCGCGAAGCGGAAATGGTGCGCTTCTTCATTGCGCGCAATCACTATCGCAGTCCGCAGAACTACACCCCGGACAATCTGAACGACGCGCAGAACGCGCTGGACCGCCTGTACCAGGCCCTGGCGAACACGGCGCCGGACGGGCAGGGCGTGGACTGGGACGAACCCCAGGCCCAGGCTTTCAAGGCCGCGATGGACGACGATTTCAATACCTCCGGCGCGATGGCCGCGCTGTTCCAGCTGGCCGGCGACGCCAACCGTACCGGCAGCGCGCGCACGGCGGGCCAGCTGAAGGCGCTTGGCGCCATCCTGGGCCTGCTGCAGCAGGATCCGCAGGCCTACCTGCGCACGCCCACCCGCTACAAGCTGGGCACGGCCGCCCCGTCGGCCGCCATGGACGACACCACCATCCAGAACCTGATCGACGCGCGCGCCGCCGCCAAGCGCGACCGTGACTTCGCCGAAGCCGACCGCATCCGCGGCGCGCTGCGCGAAGCCGGGATCGAGCTCGAAGACAAGCCGGGCGGCGTCACCAACTGGCGCCGGGTTTGA
- a CDS encoding DNA-3-methyladenine glycosylase family protein, whose translation MPTVDTTVSKPHYWEDAVSHLVRRDRILKKLIPQHPEVWLTPLGTPFVTLARSIVGQQISAKAAEASWQRFVQAAGARPSPTSVLRVGVEGLREAGLSKRKAEYVQDLAAHFSERKVHPDRWPLMEDEAVIEELVAIRGISRWTAEMFLIFNLQRPDVLPLDDLGLLKAISLHYFSGEPVSRFEAREVSLAWQPWRTVATWYLWRSLDPLSV comes from the coding sequence ATGCCGACCGTCGATACCACCGTCAGCAAGCCGCACTATTGGGAAGATGCCGTCTCCCACCTGGTGCGCCGCGACCGCATTTTGAAAAAACTCATCCCGCAGCATCCGGAAGTCTGGCTGACGCCGCTGGGCACGCCTTTCGTGACGCTGGCGCGTTCCATCGTCGGCCAGCAGATCTCGGCCAAGGCGGCCGAAGCGTCCTGGCAGCGCTTCGTGCAGGCGGCCGGCGCACGGCCCTCGCCCACGTCGGTGCTGCGCGTCGGCGTGGAAGGGCTGCGCGAAGCGGGCCTGTCCAAGCGCAAGGCCGAATACGTGCAGGACCTGGCGGCGCATTTCAGCGAACGCAAGGTCCACCCGGACCGCTGGCCCCTGATGGAGGACGAGGCCGTCATCGAGGAACTGGTCGCCATCCGCGGCATCAGCCGCTGGACGGCGGAAATGTTCCTGATCTTCAATCTCCAGCGGCCGGACGTCCTGCCGCTGGACGACCTGGGATTGCTCAAGGCGATCTCGCTACACTATTTCAGTGGCGAACCCGTCTCGCGCTTCGAGGCGCGGGAAGTTTCGCTGGCCTGGCAACCCTGGCGTACCGTGGCAACCTGGTATCTGTGGCGCAGCCTGGACCCGCTCTCGGTCTAG
- a CDS encoding acetyl-CoA carboxylase carboxyltransferase subunit alpha → MRNTFLDFEQPLAELDNKIEQLRFVQADSAVDISDEIARLQQKSQALAKEIYGKLTPWQTALVARHPQRPYTMDYVREIFTDFHELHGDRMYADDQSIIGGLARFNGTSCMVIGHQKGRDTKERAMRNFGMPRPEGYRKALRLMRLAEKFGVPVFTFVDTPGAYPGIGAEERGQSEAIGHNLYAMAELRVPIIATVIGEGGSGGALAIAVANAVLMLQYATYSVISPEGCASILWRSPDKAPEAAEALGITAPRLKDLGLIDRVVNEPVGGAHRDPRVMARLLRRSLGDTMRQLSGMTADQLVEQRLQRVLGYGRVQEARA, encoded by the coding sequence ATGCGCAATACCTTCCTGGACTTCGAACAACCGCTGGCCGAGCTCGACAACAAGATCGAACAGCTGCGTTTCGTGCAAGCCGACTCCGCGGTCGACATCTCCGACGAAATCGCACGCCTGCAGCAGAAAAGCCAGGCCCTGGCCAAGGAGATCTACGGCAAGCTGACGCCTTGGCAGACCGCGCTGGTCGCCCGGCATCCGCAGCGTCCTTACACCATGGACTATGTCCGGGAAATCTTCACCGATTTCCATGAACTGCACGGCGACCGCATGTACGCCGACGACCAGTCCATCATTGGCGGGCTGGCGCGCTTCAACGGCACGTCGTGCATGGTCATCGGCCACCAGAAGGGCCGCGACACCAAGGAACGCGCGATGCGCAACTTCGGCATGCCGCGCCCGGAGGGCTATCGCAAGGCGTTGCGCCTGATGCGCCTGGCGGAAAAATTCGGCGTTCCGGTCTTCACCTTCGTCGACACGCCGGGCGCCTATCCGGGCATCGGGGCGGAAGAGCGCGGGCAATCGGAAGCCATCGGCCACAACCTGTACGCCATGGCCGAACTGCGGGTTCCCATCATCGCCACCGTCATCGGCGAAGGCGGGTCCGGCGGCGCGCTGGCCATTGCCGTCGCCAACGCGGTCCTGATGCTGCAGTACGCCACGTACTCCGTGATCTCGCCCGAAGGCTGTGCGTCCATCCTGTGGCGCAGCCCCGACAAGGCCCCCGAAGCCGCCGAAGCGCTGGGCATCACCGCGCCGCGGTTGAAGGACCTGGGGCTGATCGATCGCGTGGTCAACGAACCCGTGGGCGGCGCGCACCGCGATCCGCGCGTCATGGCACGCCTGCTGCGCCGTTCCTTGGGCGATACCATGCGCCAGCTGTCCGGCATGACCGCCGACCAGCTGGTGGAGCAACGCCTGCAACGCGTCCTGGGGTATGGCCGCGTCCAGGAAGCGCGCGCCTGA